The following coding sequences are from one Ramlibacter henchirensis window:
- the rplM gene encoding 50S ribosomal protein L13, with protein MKTFSAKPADVKHEWFVIDATDKVLGRVASEAALRLRGKHKAIYTPHVDTGDYIVVINASKLRVTGSKELDKMYYRHSGFPGGIYATNFRDMQARHPGRALEKAVKGMLPKGPLGYAMIKKLKVYGGAEHPHTAQQPQPLEI; from the coding sequence ATGAAAACGTTCAGCGCCAAACCCGCTGACGTGAAGCACGAGTGGTTTGTGATTGACGCCACCGACAAGGTGCTCGGTCGGGTTGCCAGCGAAGCAGCCCTCCGTTTGCGCGGCAAGCACAAGGCCATCTACACGCCTCACGTCGACACGGGCGACTACATCGTCGTCATCAACGCCAGCAAGCTGCGCGTCACCGGTTCCAAGGAACTGGACAAGATGTACTACCGCCACTCGGGCTTCCCGGGCGGCATCTACGCCACCAACTTCCGCGACATGCAGGCCAGGCATCCCGGCCGCGCGCTCGAGAAGGCCGTCAAGGGCATGCTGCCCAAGGGGCCCCTGGGCTACGCCATGATCAAGAAGCTGAAGGTGTACGGCGGGGCGGAGCATCCGCACACCGCCCAGCAACCGCAGCCGCTGGAAATCTGA